cagtggtcagcaaactgcggctcgagAGCCACACGctagctctttggccccttgagtgtggctcttccacaaaataccacgtgcgggcgctacctcgataaggaatgtacctacctatatagtttaagtttaaaaaatttggctctcaaaagaaatttcaatcattgtactgttgatatttagctctgttgactaatgagtttgccaaccactgggccGCTGGGAGGACCTTAGGGCAAGTCTTTTATCTTCTCCCTGCCAGATCCTTGGCACAAACTTAGGGCAAGTGCCCAGTAAACAGCTACCTATTAAAtaagtgaaggaaggaaggaaaccaaGGCCCATGAAATGCCATCTtgttaaagaaaagcaaaagctaACCCAGGGGTTGGAGTGGGGTCAGCCCCTGAGATGGAGGTGGATGTTTGGGCTTAGGGGAGCTGGGCAAGGCGGTAAATGCTCACCAGAGCTCTGCCCTCCATGCCAGCCATTCATCGACAGCCAGCATGTCATCCACAAGTATTTCCTGCCGCGAGCCTATGCTATTGCCATTCCACTAGCTGctggcctcctgctgctcctgtttGTGGGTAAGTCTTCATTCCCCTGGGCAGACTGCCTGTGGTAGGCACTCAGTGGTGTTTGTCACACGAGTATGGGGGGCTTGTGGATGACTAGGGAATGGGCAGCTGGCCTGAAGGGTGGTCGGGGAGGTGCTTGGCCTCACGTGTGGGTCACTGCACCATGCTGTGCCCTGCTCTGGCCTTCCAGCAGCCCCGAGCCCTGCTCTTACCTGGCTTTTCTGATCTCTATATCCTAGGAGTGTTCATCACCTATGTGATGCTGAAGAAGCAGAAGGTGACCAAAAAGGCCCAGTGAGGGCCCAGGGGGATGAGGCCCCTCCTCTACCTTTCCTGCAGGGCCTACCAAGGGCAGGGCCACAGGACTGGTCCAGGCCCTGCAGTTCCCTCCAGCATGACTGTCCTGCTGACACCCTGGGGGATGGAACTGTTGTGGACTCCCCCTGACTGACCAGACTCCCTGCCCCGATGCCTCCCCTGCTCACTCTTCCAGAGCCAGGAGGAAGCACCTgcaggcctctctctccctccccgttCTGGGGCAGGGTCTGAAAGATGCTTGTCCTCCCTACCTCACCTTCAGGCCCACTGTCACTTTTTCCTCTTGGTTCTATcctcttgcctcagtttccctcctgtCACATGTGGGAATTGGCAGGTTCTGAGACATCTCCCCACGTGCCCTTTTCCTCCGGGAAGGCAGCTGTCCTGGGTCTGACATAGCCTGGGACCCCACAGGACTTCTGGACCTGGAAAGCTTTGGGGAAGGAGTGACAGGCCTCGGGACCACCTCCAGGCCTCAGGGCACATTAAGATGGTCACACCAGGCCCCCAGACCTACTTCCAGGGAGGCCCAGTCCCTCAGCCCTAGCACTGGTCTACTGGGGAGAGCTGAACAATAAACATTGATGGTGTGTTTGTCTCTGCGGCATCTCTGACCAGGGGAGCTGGGCTTCGTGGGCTGGAGAGGGGCTAGGAGCTGGCCACTGCATTGGTCTCAGGTCAGAAGACCCTGAGACCCTCAGGGTTGTGCAGTGAAATGCCTCAGGTCCCTCCTGGATCATGCCTGTGCCGGACACGACAGAGCTGGAACTGGGACAGATATAGTTCCAACCCAGTGCAGCTCACAACCATACCTCCCCTGTGTCAGCCTAGACAGCATGCACCAGTTTCTCAGGGAGCCTCAGGCCAGTCCCCTAAAAGCCCAAGCCTGTTCTCCATGTGCTGTACTAGCAGTCCGACTCGGTGTAGCTCTGAGCAGCCAGGGCTGCTACTCAGCCAGAGTAGAGCTGGTTCTACTGTGTTCAGGTTGATTGATCTGGCACAGCCCTGGCCCTAGTCCCCAGCAGTCCCTCTTGTCCCTCTGTGCTCCTCTGGGCAGCCAGCTTTCCCATTCACAGTGCCTAACGTAGCCTCCATCCCCTCACACCATGGACGTTCACTCCAGTTAGCCGAGGTGTTTTTCTCGGAACAGAGGCCAACTGCAGGCACTCCTCCTctgtcctcttcctctcctccagaCCAGGCAGAGCTGCTCACCTGGGCTTTGGGTCCTGTCCTTTGCTATAGCAGGAACCTCCTGTCTCTAATGATCCCTGTCTCCAGGGAAAAGCTTCTTGCCTCTCAAGGTCTTCCCAGCATTTCATAAATATGTTCCAGGCTTCCACTTAAGGGACCCTCCCTCCATCAGCCCAGTATTTTCCTCCCGgtcttttccccctccccttttcataGTCTAACTTCCCAAGGGTGTTCACACCTGCCTGCATTTCCTCTCCTCCGTTGTGCCTGGTCTAACTCCACACTGGCTGCTTCCACTCAGATGACCGGTGATGTCTGCTCTTGAAATCCAAAGCATGCTTCCTTGACCCTTTCGCCACTTGTGGCCTGTGACATCCTCCTTGGATGCACCCTCAGAGGTTTTTGGTGTCTCTGACGACTCATTGTCCTATTTGATGTCTCTTATGCTCTGTTCTGCCACAAGAAGGTGGGTTCCTCAGGACTGTCACAGGCTTTCTCACCCCACACTCTTGCTGGTAACCCGGTCTTTCCCCAGGCCTGCCTCCAGCCTGGTTATCTCCTGAACCCCGATGGGTTGCACATGTGCCACCCACCCATCTACTGTTCCCATCAAGTGTAGAGGCACCTCACATCCTGTCATGATCTGAATTCTCAGGCCTGTTTCCCCCCAAATTTGGCTCTCCCCTCATGTCCTGCCCCTTCTCATGACTGGCATCTTCCTGTGTCCCTGACCCCAGCCAGAAGCCTGGCAGACATCATTGACCTTGCCTTTTCTCTCCCACTGCCCCCTCCTTCCACAAGGCCCCAAATCTTACCAGTTATACCTCTGCCCCCAGCCACCTTCTGGATGCAAAGCCACCATTCTCTGCCCTAAATCACCAAAGGCTTCCTCATGTTTTCACTCTGGCCCCTTCCAAATCGATGACAAccagtgtccttttttaaaatctgaacatctttgccctggccggttggctcagcggtagagcatcggcctagcgtgcggaggacccgggttcgattcccggccagggcacacaggagaaacgctcatttgcttctccacccctccgccgcgctttcctctctgtctctctctcgtcccctcccgcagccaaggctccattggagcaaagatggcccgggccctggggatggctctgtggcctctgccccaggcgccagagtggctctggtcgcaacatggcgatgcccaggatgggcagagcatcgccccctggtgggcagagcgtcccccatggtgggcgtgccgggtggatcctggtcgggcgcatgcgggagtctgtctgactgcctctccctgtttccagcttcagaaaaatggaaataaataaataaataatctgaacATCTTTCTCACACACTTAAATGCTTCTCCAGGTCCCGCCCTTCTCACAATGGCCTACAAGAACCTGCATGCTTGCACACTCACTTGCTCTTTCCGACTCTGCCCTCTACTATGCTGACCTTTCATCTCCTGAGACTCAGCGAGGCCCTTTGTATATCCTGCTCGCACTGGGCCAACATATTCTTACCAAACACCGATTTGTGCCATGCACTGAGCCAGGAAACAACCCTGGCATGGTTTCTGCCCTCCAGGCACCCCCTCATTCTAGGAGGAGgtttaataaacaaatgaacgAGACAATCTTTGACAGTGTTAAGTGTGATGAAGAAAATAAGCTGATGTGATCAAGAATGAGGagagagcctgactaggtggtgacacagtgaatagagcattggactgggatgtggaggacccaggttcgagaccccaatgtcgccagcttgagcacgagctcatctggtttgagcaaggatcaccagcttgagcccaaggctgctggcacgagcaaggggtcactactgtagcccccagacaaggcacatatgagaaatcaatcaatggacaattaaggaaccgcaatgaagaattgatgtttctcatctctctcccttcctgtctttctgtcccaatctgtccttctctctgactctctgtctctcccacaagaaaaaaaaaaagaggaacactGAGAGTAGACCAAGGTGACAAGAAGGAATAAGGAAATGGAAGTCTGAGGCAAAAGATTTCAAGCCAAGGCAACGGCACTTGCAACAGCCCTGGGGTCTGGCAGAGTTTTTGGTGGCTAAGGACTAGCCTGGAGACTGTGGCTGCATAGTGGGTGTAGGAAGAGTGGTTTGGGAAGTGGGTGGAGATTGGGCAGAAGGGCCTGAAGAGGCGGCGGCGAGAGGTTAGACTTTGTTTTAGTTCCTTGGGAAGCCACTGAAAGCTTTAAGCAAGAGAGTGACATCATCTGATGCTTTTAAAAGTTCTCGCTAGCATCCGTGCTGAATGCCCAGGGCCGAGCACTCTTCCTGGCCTATAGTATGCgttaaaatgtatgtgttaaATGAATACATGCCCCAGACTTCCCGTGTGACCTGGAGGTAGGTCACTTCTCTCGACTTACTTTCTTCACCCGAAAGACGGTCGATGGGAATTTCACACCAGAGTGGGTGAGCAGGACTGTATTTAGCTTACCCTCTTCCCCAAGTGGCCCCGAGACCCGAGTGGAGGaatggggtgaggtggggaggtGTCTTCCCTCGCAGGGACCCTAACCAACGCGCGGCGGCCACGCCCCGCGCTGGACCATGGTCAGAAGGATGCTGCAGCATGGGGGCGGGACCCGCAGGCGACTCTGTCGTTGATTGGGTACAGCGGAGATCCGCATCGCACGATTGGTGGGTCCAGAGCAGGAGCGGGGCCTGGCTCTTGCAGCGGGGTGACCGGGAGGCGGGGGATGCAGCCAGAGCCCGGGAAGCTGCTGCGGGGGTCATGGCCGCGCCGAGCCCGGAGCCCCGCGAGGTAGGTTCGGACCCAAAAGAAGACAGGGGAGGGAAGGGTTGGGGAGCAGGAGCCGGGCCTTCCCTCCCCGTGCGGGGCGGACACACCCCCATCCAAGCTCAGGAAGGGCCCTGTCTTGGGCGGGGACCAGACATGCCCCACTTGGGAACCGCAGGTATGAAGGGGAAAGTCTGGCGGGTGTCCCCTGAgaacttcttcagtttttttcatgggaaaatggagatgataataaaAGCTCCTCCTTCATAGGGCTGTTAGGAGGTCAAGCTCTCAGCCAGTGCTGGTCACATGGTGGGTGCTCCCTACTAATGGGTCAACTGTTATGATCTCAGCTTCGTGCTAACCTTCCACGCTGGCCGGGAGAAACTTAGCGTATATGAGTGGAATACATGACTGAATCACTGGCTTCCCAGCCCCTGTCAAGGGTTCCTGTACACGGAGCTCAAACTCAGCAGTAATGACAGGCCTTGTTATAGTtctcgttttacagatgagaaaacgaaGCCCAGAAGGTTAGGTGACTTACCTAAGTTCATACAGCTGGTGAGAGACGACTAGTCGGTCTTCGGCCAGGTTTGGCTGTAGAACTGCATGCTCTACCTACTGCTAATAACTATCCCTCTTTTTGGGTGCTGACTGCATGCCAGAGACTGTGTGTCCCTCACAACACCCAGTGAGTTGGGTACCAGCATTATCCATATTTTACaactgaagaaactgaagcagagAGATAAGAGGAGGGCTCAAAGTAGTAGAGATGGGACTCACACCCATGTCTTTTCCCTTTGCAGTGCTGCCACATACTCATTGCTTCTTGTGCCTTCTGCCACCAGGTCCTGGCCCTCTCTCCAGAGGCTGGACGCAAAGCCACCACTTCAGGTTCTGGCCGCCGTGGCCTTCTCTGGCGTCTGCGAGACAAGCAGCTGCGCCTAGGTCTGTTTGAGATCAGTCCGGGGCATGAGCTGCACCAGCTGGCATGTATGATGCAGGCAGGGCTGTGGGCTGCCACCCAGGTCTCTATGGACCAGCCGCCCAGGGTGAGTGGCCAATCTGCCCTCTGTGCCAATGACAAGACCTGTCTTACTAATACTGTAGAGTTGGGGATCAGAAAGGGCTATGAGGGGAGGAAGTCAGGGGGTtggtgcagggagggagggacgttCTGGGCTTGGGGCTGAGGCTAGGAAGCCAGAAAGTCCAGGGTGTGATGGGCCTCTGCCTCTCTTTGAGCCTCAGCATCCCCATCTGTGTGATGGATAATgactttgggggtggggaggactgcACTCCTTGATCTCTGAGGCCCTCCCAGCCCTGCTAGGGTGTGTGAATGAGAAGGAACCCTACCCCCACCCTGCCAGCATGGCCCATCCTCCCTGGAGTTCATTCTGGGGCCAGGCTGGCTCAGCAGAAAGGGTCACCAAACTGCAATCTCAGCAGCTGGATGGGCCTGGGTCagcatgtgtggtgtgtgtgtgtgtgtgtgtgtgtgtgtgcgcgcgcgcacacagtGTGACCACATCCCACAGGCACAAGGACCTAGAGGTCCAGGGAGAGGTTAGGAGACAGAGTCCTCTAAATCTCATCACCTGCTGAAAATCTCAACCTGACCTTATTACCTGCAGAAAATCTTCCATGGTTCCCCAATACTCACCATGACCTCAGGATCCTACCAGTTCAAGACCAAGGGTCAACATCCAGCCTCCTTCATACTCCATCCCTTCCTTTCTGACTTCAGCCACTCgggccttccttctctttctggctACCACTGCTATgagcaccctcctcctcctctctactACTCTTTAGACTTCAACTTACaggctgcctcctccaggaagccttctctgatccTGCCCCTCCCAGGCTGAGTCAGTCAGGTCCCTTGGCTTCAAGACCATTCCCTCTTATTGGGATGGCATCCAGCTGCGCTTGGCTAATGTGTGTGTCTGGGTGACTATGCCAGGTGCTGGAGACCCCACTTTGGAGGAGACATACCCAGGTCACTCTCTCATCCCCCCTCCAGCCCTGGGAGAGTCTGCAGCCCCCATCAGCCCCACTCAGACACACTCAGGACAGTCTGCTTTCTGAAGGAATTaaattggggggagggaggaggccaggTGCAGGACTATCGGGGATCCTGGGGCTGGCAATGGTGGGGGCTGACTTGCTCTGAGCTGTTCTGCCCCTCCCTGCAGGGACTGCCCACTGAGGAGGATTTCTCCGAAGTCCTGATCCAGGCTCATGAGGTATGAAGCTTCAGACTGCTGCATAGAGGGGCGGATACCATCTTAGTTCTCTCTGCCCAGGTTCCCTGTGGGCACGGTGCCTCAGGGCCTTCAGGAAGGGTGTGATGGTCACCCTCCAGCATTAGGGCCACCTGCACACACCTAGGCCCCTGTGGACACTCTTGGGCTGCTCTTCCTCCCCTGCAGGGCTTCGAGCTGGGCACCCTGGCTGGCCCAGCCTTCGCCTGGCTGCGCCACTCCCTAGGCCTGGCGGAGGAGGACTATCAGGCCGCACTGGGGCCCGGAGGCCCCTACCTGCAGTTCCTCAGCACCTCCAAGAGCAAGGCCAGCTTCTTCCTGTCGTGAGCTGGCAGCAGGGGTGGGGACGGGGTGGGAGTAGTGTGCCCAGATAGAGGGTGGCATTTGGATAGAATGGCCAGGCCAGGGAGGGTCCCATCCAGATAGGGGTCAGAGGAGAGACTGAGGGCGAGGGCCTGGCCCCGGGGAGGAAGAGCCACATGTGGACAGGAGGGGTCAGGGATTCTGGTGGGAGCTGCTCCAACCCAGCCTAGGCAGTGAGCGCCCTCTCATTCCCCCTCCTGTCCCCTAGCCACGACCAGCGCTTCTTCCTGAAGACTCAGCGGCACAGGGAGGTACAGACGCTGCTCGCCCACCTGCCCCGCTACGTGCAGCACCTGCAGCGGCACCCGCACTCGCTGCTCGCACGGTTGCTGGGTacgacccaaccggccagggagctGGGACTGCAGAGCAGGGGGGGAGCGGGCCAGGGAGTGGGGCGGTTCCAGGATACGGGGCGCGGGTTAGTTGAGCCTAGCCGGGTTAGAGGTACTGGACCGACTGGAAGTGGATACGCCTGCAGGCAGGGTTCGGTGCACCCGTGGGACCTAGATGGCAGCATAGGGGGTCCGTGGGGCCGATGGACTGGGCTGGGCCCAAAGGGACGGGATTGGGATTGGACAATCCTGAGGGCATGTGGGCGGAGCCTTGCCCGGGACCCGGCATCTTTGGGGTTGAGGCTGAGCACCTACCGAGTTGAGAAAGGAGTGGAGGGGGGGCGCAGCTGGAGGGGTGAGCTCCGGATGCCGCTGAACTCAAGGAGGTGTGACCTGGAGCTGCAACTAGAGTGGATGGACCCCGAGATGCAGAGTTTGAGGCCCCCTCACCTAGTGCTCATTTCCCTTCCAGGTGTGCACAGTCTGCGGGTGGCCCGGGGCAAGAAGGTGGGTGAGGCCGTGGAGAGGGGGCCTGGCCGAAGGGGGCGGCTGCTGGGTGAGATCCTGTCCTTCCTTACTCCCTA
The DNA window shown above is from Saccopteryx bilineata isolate mSacBil1 chromosome 2, mSacBil1_pri_phased_curated, whole genome shotgun sequence and carries:
- the PIP5KL1 gene encoding phosphatidylinositol 4-phosphate 5-kinase-like protein 1 isoform X1; the encoded protein is MAAPSPEPREVLALSPEAGRKATTSGSGRRGLLWRLRDKQLRLGLFEISPGHELHQLACMMQAGLWAATQVSMDQPPRGLPTEEDFSEVLIQAHEGFELGTLAGPAFAWLRHSLGLAEEDYQAALGPGGPYLQFLSTSKSKASFFLSHDQRFFLKTQRHREVQTLLAHLPRYVQHLQRHPHSLLARLLGVHSLRVARGKKKYFIIMQSVFYPAGRISERYDIKGCDVSRWVEPAPTGSPLVLVLKDRNFQGKTIDLGPQRSWLLRQLALDTTFLQELNLLDYSLLMALQHLQEDERSPGSSLIFCTDRYVQGVQSLDEPGTQNRRLLPDGPNALHILDGPEQRYFLGLVDLATVYGLRKRLEHLWKMLRYPNRTFSTVSPALYARRLCQWVEMHTE
- the PIP5KL1 gene encoding phosphatidylinositol 4-phosphate 5-kinase-like protein 1 isoform X2, with translation MAAPSPEPREVLALSPEAGRKATTSGSGRRGLLWRLRDKQLRLGLFEISPGHELHQLACMMQAGLWAATQVSMDQPPRGLPTEEDFSEVLIQAHEGFELGTLAGPAFAWLRHSLGLAEEDYQAALGPGGPYLQFLSTSKSKASFFLSHDQRFFLKTQRHREVQTLLAHLPRYVQHLQRHPHSLLARLLGVHSLRVARGKKKYFIIMQSVFYPAGRISERYDIKGCDVSRWVEPAPTGSPLVLVLKDRNFQGKTIDLAGPQRSWLLRQLALDTTFLQELNLLDYSLLMALQHLQEDERSPGSSLIFCTDRYVQGVQSLDEPGTQNRRLLPDGPNALHILDGPEQRYFLGLVDLATVYGLRKRLEHLWKMLRYPNRTFSTVSPALYARRLCQWVEMHTE
- the PIP5KL1 gene encoding phosphatidylinositol 4-phosphate 5-kinase-like protein 1 isoform X4, whose translation is MAAPSPEPREVLALSPEAGRKATTSGSGRRGLLWRLRDKQLRLGLFEISPGHELHQLACMMQAGLWAATQVSMDQPPRGLPTEEDFSEVLIQAHEGFELGTLAGPAFAWLRHSLGLAEEDYQAALGPGGPYLQFLSTSKSKASFFLSHDQRFFLKTQRHREVQTLLAHLPRYVQHLQRHPHSLLARLLGVHSLRVARGKKKYFIIMQSVFYPAGRISERYDIKGCDVSRWVEPAPTGSPLVLVLKDRNFQGKTIDLAGPQRSWLLRQLALDTTFLQELNLLDYSLLMALQHLQEDERSPGSSLIFCTDRPGTQEAWNEQGKHTVRAA